The Stigmatella aurantiaca DW4/3-1 genome contains the following window.
GCGCGCCCCTGCTGCTCCAGGTGCTGTCGAGCTACCTGCAACAGGACCATTTCGTCACCGTCATCTCGCCCTCGGGCGGCAAGTTGCTCAAGAGTTACGCCGAGCAGAACACCCCCGTCATCGTGGATCCGCTGATCATGAGCGCGCCGGATGCGCTGGAGAAGTTCATCTCGGATTTCGACGTGGTGGTCGCCAATACCATTCTCCATTGGCCGCTGGTGCTCACGGCCAAGCGGCTGGGAAAGCCTGTCGTGTGGTATATCCACGAGGCGGAGGTCGGGCTCAAGCAGGCTGCCTCCAATCCCAGCGTGGCGCGCGCCCTGGCCGAGGCCGATCAGGTGATCTTCCCCGGGCAGATGATCGTGAAGATGTACCGGCACTTCGCCAATGGGAACCACCGGGCGGTCCTGCATGGTCTGCCGGAGCGCAAGGCCGAGCGCAAGGTGCTGTCGCGGGCCTCGGATCGCATCCGCGTGGTTCACATTGGCAGCATCGAGCTGCGCAAGGGCCAGGATGTTCTCATCAAGGCCATCAAGGCCCTGGGGGCCGAGCGGAACCACTTCGAGTTCTACTTCCTGGGCCGGATCCTGGAGCGCAAGTACTACCTCGACCAGCTCGATGCCTCCGTGGACATGGACAACGTGCACTGGCTGGGAGAAATCCCTTCCCAAGAGGTGATCGATTACCTGGCGTCAGCCGATGTGCTCGCGTGCACCTCCCGAGACGAGTGCCTGCCGCTGGTGGTGGTGGATGCGCTCGCGCAGGGCCGGCCGGTCATCGCGACGTCGGTGGGCATGCTCCCGGAGGTCATCGAGAACGGGCGCAACGGCTTCCTGGTCAAGAGCGAGGACGCGGCAGGGGTGGCTCAGGCCTTGTTGAGTTTGAAGGATGAAGCCTTGCGTGAGCAGATCGCTCAGGCAGGGCGTGCCACCTATGAGAAGCGCCTGAGCTATGAGCGCTATGGCCGCGAGTTCAGCACGTTGATTGAGAGCCTCTTCCAGAAGAAGGCGCACTCCCCGGCCCGCGCCGCGCGGGGGTAAAGCGCCCCGCTCAACGCTTCAAGTGGGTGATGGCCTCGGCGAGCAGTGAGGCCACGCCCCGGCGGACCACGTGCACCACCTTGCGGTTCAAGGGGGGCGGCATCCCGGTGTAGTGCTCGCTGACCTTGTGGTGAAGCTCCGTGGCCCCCCAGACGAGCACCAGATCGGCCCAGTCCAGATCGTGCCGGGCTTTGTCCGCCGTGCGCCGCTCGGTGCCGTCCACCATGCGCAGCGCCAGGTGGGCGCCGAGTTGGGACTCCAACTCCTCCCGCACGGCGGGGGAGCCGCCCACCACCACCAACCGGCGAATGCTTTTGCGCTGGCAGGCTTCCAGGAAGTCCACCACCGCGCGCCGGTTGTCCGAGCCTCCACACCGTTCACAGTGCGTGCGCGGCTCGACCGTCACCGGTTCCCGGCCGCTCGCGCGGGCAACCTGCATGCAGGCCGGGGCGCCGCAGACCAGGTAGAAGCGCTCGGCCAGCAGCGCCGTGGCGCGCTCCAGCTTCTGTTCGCTCATGCGCGCCTTCTTGGGGTTGATGATCTTCTCTTCCGCCAAGCACGCGCGCGCCCGGTTCCGCGAGGCTGGGAGGGTGAGCCCCTGGGCGGCCAGCCACTCATCGATGTCCCGGTCTGCGCTCACGGGCGTGGAACCGGGACGGGGGCGAAGAGGTCCGTTTGCATGGGCACGCTGCCCAGGGCCTCTCGGACAGGCCCAAAGCTCCGGCGGTGGATGGGCAGCACGCCCTTCTCCCGGAGGGCCTGCACGTGCTGGGGGGTGGGGTACCCCTTGTGCACCGCCAGCCCATAGCCTGGATAGCGTGCGTCCAGCTCGCCCATCATCCGATCCCGCGACGTCTTCGCGAGGACGGAGGCCGCCGCGATGCTCATGGAGAGCGCGTCGCCTCGAATGATGCCGCGCTGGGGGCAGGGGCACTCGGGGATCTTGCGTGCATCCACCAGGGCGTAGTCCGGCGTGAGGCCCAGGCCCAGCACCGCCCGCCGCATGGCCAGAAGCCCCGCGTGGTAGATGTTGAGGCGGTCGATCTCCTCGACCTCCGCGATGCCGACCGCCCAGGCCACCGCATCGCGCTTGAGGGCAGCGGCCAGTTCCTCACGCCGTTCGGCGTCCAGGATCTTCTTCGAGTCGTCCAATCCCTTGAGGCGGTAGTTTCGCGGCAGGATGGCCGCGGCGGCGACCACCGGGCCCGCCAGGGGGGCCATGCCGGCCTCGTCCACGCCGGCCACGCGCTCCAGGCCTTGCTCCCACAACTCCGTTTCGTAGCGCAGCAGGTGGCGCAGCCGCTGGCCCTCGGCGCGGTTCTTCTCCTGGCGGTTCCGGATGCGCCGGGCAAGTGTGCGAGCCCCTTGGCGGCCGTCTGCCTCCAAGGCGTCCAACAGTCCCGAGGGGACCGGTTGTGCGCGCACGAGGTAGCGGTCGGTCAACTCGGCGAGAGGGGTCCGAAGGAGTTGTTCCACACTGGACATAACCCTGGGAGGCTAGCGGTCTGTTCGGCGCGGAACAACCCGTTCATATAGGTTGCCCGGTTCGGGGCCTACCGTCCAGGTCACGGACCCTATGGGTTGAGCTGAAGTTGGACCGCCCCGGGCAGAGGGGTGCAGTGGCAACCATCGCAGGTCCACTCCACCTCGGAGGAGGAGGACACCTTGGGCCCCGCGATCGCGCTCAGGAGCGTCTTGCCTGGGGCAAGGGATTCATTCACCGCCCGGCTGGTGCCGGTCTCGTCCGTGACGCCGGTGATGCTCTGCTCCGTTTCCACGCTCGTCGCGGTCACCGTGGCACCCTTGACGGGCACCCCCTCGGCGGTCACCACCTGAACACTCAACGTGACCAGCCCCTCTTCGCAGGGGTCGTCGCCTGCGTCCACGACAGGCCTGTTGTCACAGGCCGTCAGGCACAGGAGGCTCAAGACCACTGGAAGGACCCGCAACCGGCTCATGGCCCACAAGGTGGTACTGGGGCTTTCGGGTGGCAATGCGGATCGTCCGGAAGTCACCGGAAGCGGTCTCGGAACGGAGGGGCTCAGAGCAGCCCTCGCCATTCGGGCTCGAACGTGCTCCCCGCGAGGAACACCTCCGCATGGCCGGATTGGCCATGGTCCGCCGCTTCCTGCTGGTGGAAAGACTCCAGGATGGGGGCCACGGCCTCTTCTCCTCCAAACTGGAAAGGAAGCTGGCTCCGGTAGCAGACACACCCTGCGATCTTGTGGGGCAACTCGGCCGTGACGTTCACGGCCAGAGGCCGCAAGCCCTCGGGCAGGGACAGATCTGGCTTCGCGTAGGGCTGCCGCACGGCGTAGGGGGTGTCGCGGTACCAGAGGATCTGGGACACCTGAACGTTCAGGGCGGGCAGCACCCGGACGAGCTGCACGTGGTCCACATGGCTGCCCAGGGCCTGAGGGGCGAGCACCAGGTCTGGGCGCACTTCATCCACCAACAAGGAGAGCTTCTCCTCCAGCGTGGGGATGATGTCGTCGTCCCTGTGCGGCGGGGCGAAGAGGGCGCCGGGACTGTGGTAGCCCCGGTGAGGGGCTTCCGGCAGGTCCATCCAGATGAGCTGGTCCACGCCCATCCGTGCCGCGAAGGACCGGTCTTCCGCGCGGCGCAGGGCCATGT
Protein-coding sequences here:
- a CDS encoding ribonuclease HII, which codes for MSSVEQLLRTPLAELTDRYLVRAQPVPSGLLDALEADGRQGARTLARRIRNRQEKNRAEGQRLRHLLRYETELWEQGLERVAGVDEAGMAPLAGPVVAAAAILPRNYRLKGLDDSKKILDAERREELAAALKRDAVAWAVGIAEVEEIDRLNIYHAGLLAMRRAVLGLGLTPDYALVDARKIPECPCPQRGIIRGDALSMSIAAASVLAKTSRDRMMGELDARYPGYGLAVHKGYPTPQHVQALREKGVLPIHRRSFGPVREALGSVPMQTDLFAPVPVPRP
- a CDS encoding PIG-L deacetylase family protein; translated protein: MNTALFLSPHLDDVAFSCGGMLARLKARRWRIVLATVFTRSVTHPTGFALACQTDKGLGPDVDYMALRRAEDRSFAARMGVDQLIWMDLPEAPHRGYHSPGALFAPPHRDDDIIPTLEEKLSLLVDEVRPDLVLAPQALGSHVDHVQLVRVLPALNVQVSQILWYRDTPYAVRQPYAKPDLSLPEGLRPLAVNVTAELPHKIAGCVCYRSQLPFQFGGEEAVAPILESFHQQEAADHGQSGHAEVFLAGSTFEPEWRGLL
- a CDS encoding carboxypeptidase-like regulatory domain-containing protein, encoding MDAGDDPCEEGLVTLSVQVVTAEGVPVKGATVTATSVETEQSITGVTDETGTSRAVNESLAPGKTLLSAIAGPKVSSSSEVEWTCDGCHCTPLPGAVQLQLNP